One segment of Rhodopirellula baltica SH 1 DNA contains the following:
- a CDS encoding glycosyltransferase, with translation MPRRRVLLMASSMRGGGSELQTAMLARHLDRGRFDVHLYLTQAVGDLLSTIPNDVTIHHPPESFSPRISDRIPGGLLKRQAEWFRDLIRRADVDVIYDRTFHMTLIAGHPIVQRGSSGRPCPRVSTIVSPPEVALPLVEKRFVWLKRQRLAQAYRRSAAVVAVSEAARRSAIRYYGLPESLVQTIRNPIDVDSIRGSAGSSEPGLEPDGSLRLVVVGRMTPEKGHATLLSAIGILAKDWPEQLPALRFRLIGDGPLRGDLESRWKDMVLAAGPKDAIHRVEFAGAIQPACSEIAAADGLVLPSHFEGLPNVVLEAFALQTPVIATRAGGAVELQKSSDEPTCHWAVPADPGSLARAIREFAEQADQRQLHVANADRLIRENHDLRSAMDRISDLLMRVGT, from the coding sequence ATGCCACGCCGCCGAGTCCTGTTAATGGCCAGTTCGATGCGTGGCGGCGGAAGCGAACTGCAAACGGCGATGCTGGCTCGGCATCTCGATCGCGGACGATTTGACGTGCATCTGTATCTGACCCAAGCGGTCGGTGATTTGCTAAGCACCATTCCAAACGATGTCACGATTCATCATCCGCCCGAATCCTTTTCGCCTCGAATATCAGATCGAATTCCCGGCGGGTTGCTAAAACGTCAAGCCGAATGGTTTCGCGATCTGATTCGTCGGGCTGACGTGGATGTGATCTACGACCGGACGTTCCACATGACGCTGATCGCCGGACATCCGATCGTCCAGCGCGGATCCTCGGGGAGACCGTGTCCACGGGTGTCGACCATCGTCAGTCCTCCCGAAGTTGCATTGCCGCTGGTCGAAAAGCGATTCGTGTGGTTGAAGCGTCAACGGCTTGCTCAGGCGTACCGGCGGAGCGCTGCCGTGGTTGCGGTCAGCGAGGCGGCACGTCGGTCCGCCATTCGGTATTACGGGTTGCCCGAATCGCTCGTGCAGACGATTCGCAATCCGATCGATGTGGATTCAATTCGCGGCTCTGCGGGCTCAAGCGAACCTGGTCTCGAACCGGATGGTTCGCTGCGATTGGTCGTCGTTGGACGAATGACTCCGGAAAAAGGGCACGCCACACTGCTCAGTGCAATTGGCATTCTGGCGAAGGATTGGCCCGAGCAGTTGCCGGCGCTTCGTTTTCGGTTGATCGGCGACGGGCCGCTTCGCGGTGATCTCGAATCTCGATGGAAAGACATGGTGTTGGCGGCCGGGCCGAAGGATGCGATCCACCGAGTCGAGTTCGCCGGCGCGATCCAGCCGGCATGTTCTGAAATCGCTGCGGCGGACGGATTGGTCCTGCCTTCGCATTTTGAGGGATTGCCCAATGTGGTCCTGGAAGCGTTCGCTTTGCAGACCCCGGTCATCGCGACTCGGGCCGGGGGAGCCGTCGAACTGCAGAAATCGAGCGACGAGCCGACATGTCACTGGGCCGTTCCAGCCGACCCTGGTTCACTGGCGAGAGCCATTCGCGAATTCGCGGAACAGGCTGATCAGAGGCAGTTGCACGTCGCCAATGCGGACCGTTTGATTCGCGAAAATCATGATTTGCGATCCGCGATGGACCGGATCAGCGATCTCTTGATGCGGGTTGGAACGTAG
- a CDS encoding sensor histidine kinase, producing the protein MTTDIEKQLIETNLRFRIATRTAKLGYWVFDVKSSHVEVSEELLNQLGLPPDYKWTLQSWKDRLHPDDYDRAITQLATVTDGQPTEYFNVFRLQHSNGGYRWVESIGDFIYDDNGDLVRMIGTHQDITRRIEIEQALDAALENSIRMNESLQRSNQELEQFAYVASHDLRSPLRGLQNLTAWIREDMEEAGQEVPESVLEHCSTMGKQIARMQSLLDGLLAYARIDQTYTSTEPVDLNQIVSEAIAFVEAPEDFEVRLESELPTIIGNSSPVMRVMVNLIDNAVKHHPGPSGTIVIRGGVAEDGTAEVIVEDDGRGIPEEHRERVFRMFETLKNDRASGKGGMGLAMVRKLVLSCGGTIRFDASPLGGAAAITHWPTDASQAKHKKSPELTHRLLEVITGSTDPTDVESTESTNGQ; encoded by the coding sequence ATGACGACGGACATTGAAAAACAGCTGATCGAAACCAACCTTCGGTTTCGCATTGCCACGCGAACCGCGAAGCTCGGCTATTGGGTTTTTGACGTGAAGTCCTCTCACGTGGAGGTGTCCGAAGAGCTTCTCAATCAATTGGGACTTCCGCCGGACTACAAATGGACCCTTCAGAGTTGGAAGGATCGACTGCATCCGGATGACTACGACCGGGCGATCACCCAGTTGGCAACAGTGACCGACGGGCAGCCGACGGAATACTTCAACGTCTTTCGCCTTCAACATTCCAACGGCGGATATCGCTGGGTCGAGTCGATCGGAGATTTCATCTACGATGACAATGGCGATTTGGTCCGGATGATCGGAACCCACCAAGACATCACACGGCGAATCGAGATCGAGCAGGCGCTCGACGCGGCACTCGAAAACAGCATTCGCATGAACGAGTCGCTGCAGCGAAGCAACCAGGAACTCGAACAATTCGCATACGTCGCCTCCCATGACCTGCGTTCACCACTTCGAGGTTTGCAAAACCTGACCGCGTGGATTCGCGAGGACATGGAGGAAGCGGGGCAAGAAGTCCCTGAGTCGGTGCTGGAACACTGCTCCACGATGGGCAAACAGATCGCCCGCATGCAATCCTTGCTCGACGGTTTGCTGGCCTACGCCAGGATCGACCAAACCTACACGTCGACCGAACCAGTCGATTTGAACCAAATCGTTTCAGAAGCAATCGCTTTCGTCGAAGCTCCGGAGGACTTTGAGGTCCGCTTGGAATCAGAACTGCCGACCATCATCGGTAACTCGTCGCCGGTGATGCGAGTGATGGTGAACCTGATCGACAATGCTGTCAAACACCACCCCGGGCCCTCTGGAACCATCGTCATACGAGGCGGAGTGGCCGAGGACGGAACCGCGGAAGTCATCGTGGAAGACGATGGCCGAGGCATTCCGGAGGAACACCGTGAACGAGTGTTCCGAATGTTCGAAACGTTGAAGAACGACCGGGCGAGCGGCAAAGGCGGGATGGGTTTGGCCATGGTCCGCAAACTCGTGCTTTCCTGCGGAGGCACCATCCGTTTTGATGCCTCGCCACTCGGCGGTGCCGCGGCGATCACACATTGGCCGACCGATGCCTCTCAAGCGAAGCACAAGAAGTCACCCGAACTGACTCACCGTTTGCTCGAAGTGATCACCGGATCGACGGACCCAACCGACGTTGAGTCCACTGAATCGACCAACGGGCAGTAG
- a CDS encoding ribonuclease E inhibitor RraB produces MNDSSNEPDLAFDIDALFSHLVDELGVDLSIPMDWTFTLRGSDIGQLKSIADTLDDYQCELEEAVEEIDSQGRLSLGRPMLSVVKTGALVPSEVKKIADQMQQIAGRTGIEYEGVEVFDAIDDDELFDWLSLDEAVWRLRHFNDSGLNPGEVLPWVFLLMGNSLEQMQSLAEALVTGGFDNSQADEDPDEDGRFGVFVFQEGSNDEERLVAAHRQITKIATEHGAEFEGIQFLSEEDFIDVTVDLDD; encoded by the coding sequence ATGAATGATTCATCCAACGAGCCTGATTTGGCTTTCGATATTGACGCCCTTTTCTCGCATCTGGTCGACGAGTTGGGAGTTGATCTATCGATCCCCATGGACTGGACCTTCACGCTTCGAGGATCTGATATTGGGCAATTGAAGTCGATCGCCGATACGCTTGACGATTATCAATGTGAACTGGAAGAGGCGGTCGAAGAAATCGATAGCCAAGGTCGATTGTCACTCGGACGTCCAATGCTCAGCGTCGTCAAAACAGGCGCTCTTGTTCCCAGCGAAGTGAAGAAGATCGCGGACCAGATGCAGCAGATCGCTGGGCGGACCGGCATCGAATACGAGGGTGTCGAGGTATTCGATGCGATCGATGACGACGAGTTGTTCGATTGGTTGAGCTTGGATGAAGCCGTTTGGCGACTTCGGCATTTCAATGACAGTGGATTGAACCCGGGCGAAGTGCTGCCGTGGGTGTTTCTGCTGATGGGGAATTCATTGGAACAAATGCAATCGCTCGCAGAAGCACTCGTCACCGGCGGGTTTGACAACAGTCAAGCGGACGAAGATCCCGATGAGGACGGACGTTTCGGCGTCTTCGTGTTTCAGGAAGGCAGCAACGACGAAGAACGATTGGTTGCCGCACATCGGCAGATCACAAAAATCGCGACCGAACACGGGGCCGAGTTTGAAGGCATCCAGTTCTTGTCGGAAGAAGATTTCATCGACGTGACCGTCGATTTGGACGACTAA
- a CDS encoding BBP7 family outer membrane beta-barrel protein: METKKTTKWKLLALAAMLSAGSASAADQGNSNINQYYTGAAPVTAEEGEIVYDDVDYSADNMAASFYGDEAQSLQPVAFVGDHQGSSIPTPAPMMDDPYAMSTGSGCSTGDCGNSYDMGSSYEMASSCGSSCGGNCGKCRKRPIRKMMQKHDMWMTAEALLWFTQARSSTPLITQNTAGAAPELDVPGTTTVFGGDESLGGDLSAGFRLDFGKNLSDDFGVGGRFWWLSESSESASSGGIVDGAANSFGRPFYDTNIPSDNSILIANTGVAGSDDFEGSFSAESSLDIYAAEAYARMKMLSGSGFRTDLIGGFSHFGIDDTLSVNSTSIQTTDAIAGLVGDRTDISDLIETENRFFGGQIGFESQINRGKWSFKTLTKVHLGNMEQIYRGTGLRTFTSGGVPADSTNGGVLALGDTFNTTALDEDKFTFAPEANVKLAYQFRPNVSMSVGYSFIYWDDVLLAGDNINNVYNGDAITSPPAALAQPASERKDSSLYTHGIDLGCVIDF, encoded by the coding sequence ATGGAAACGAAAAAAACGACGAAATGGAAGTTGCTCGCGTTGGCAGCAATGCTGTCAGCTGGATCTGCCTCGGCGGCCGATCAAGGCAACTCGAACATCAATCAGTACTACACCGGTGCTGCACCAGTGACCGCAGAGGAAGGCGAAATCGTTTATGACGATGTCGACTACTCCGCGGACAACATGGCGGCATCATTCTACGGCGACGAAGCTCAATCGCTTCAGCCTGTTGCATTTGTTGGCGACCATCAAGGAAGCAGCATTCCAACGCCTGCTCCTATGATGGACGATCCCTACGCCATGAGCACCGGCAGCGGATGCAGCACTGGCGATTGCGGCAACAGCTACGACATGGGCAGCTCCTACGAGATGGCCAGCAGCTGCGGATCGTCTTGCGGTGGAAACTGTGGCAAATGCCGCAAGCGTCCCATTCGTAAGATGATGCAAAAGCATGACATGTGGATGACAGCCGAAGCATTGCTGTGGTTCACACAAGCTCGCTCGAGCACACCTTTGATCACGCAAAACACGGCTGGTGCGGCTCCTGAATTGGATGTCCCCGGCACGACCACCGTGTTCGGTGGCGACGAATCTCTGGGCGGCGATCTGTCGGCTGGGTTCCGCCTCGACTTCGGTAAGAACCTCAGCGATGACTTCGGTGTCGGCGGCCGCTTCTGGTGGCTCAGCGAAAGCAGCGAAAGTGCCAGCTCAGGTGGAATCGTCGACGGTGCAGCCAACTCGTTTGGTCGCCCGTTCTACGACACCAACATCCCGTCGGATAACAGCATTCTGATTGCGAACACGGGAGTCGCCGGTAGCGATGACTTCGAAGGGTCGTTCTCAGCGGAAAGCTCGCTCGACATCTATGCCGCGGAAGCCTACGCTCGCATGAAAATGCTCAGCGGTTCAGGATTCCGTACTGACCTGATCGGTGGTTTCTCGCACTTTGGTATCGACGATACCTTGAGCGTGAACAGCACCAGCATTCAAACGACGGATGCCATAGCTGGCCTCGTCGGCGACCGAACTGACATCAGCGACCTGATCGAAACCGAAAACCGATTCTTCGGTGGTCAAATTGGTTTCGAAAGCCAAATCAATCGTGGCAAGTGGTCGTTCAAGACGTTGACCAAGGTTCACTTGGGCAACATGGAACAGATCTATCGTGGCACCGGCCTGCGTACGTTCACCAGCGGTGGCGTTCCAGCTGACTCGACCAACGGTGGTGTGCTCGCCTTGGGCGACACGTTCAACACGACCGCACTGGACGAAGACAAGTTCACCTTCGCACCTGAAGCCAACGTGAAGCTGGCTTATCAGTTCCGTCCGAACGTTTCGATGTCCGTCGGCTACAGCTTCATCTACTGGGATGACGTTTTGTTGGCAGGCGACAACATCAACAACGTTTACAACGGCGACGCGATCACATCGCCACCCGCCGCACTGGCTCAGCCAGCCTCAGAACGCAAGGACAGTTCCTTGTACACCCACGGCATCGACCTCGGTTGTGTCATCGACTTCTAA
- a CDS encoding preprotein translocase subunit SecA, which translates to MSESSARETTNPNELDPSGVPLSSTSTEETGPDPNWTPPDPVLSEATLLDPLAPNAPLEDAGNDAETTAQAVVRRSSDPSANKKKWTKASNWRPRMVRWQRQLARVNALESTLQAEDDQTIRKRSLALRYRAMAGEKLSELLPEAYALCREAGRRSLSMRHYDVQILGGIALFEGHITEMQTGEGKTLTATLPLYLHSLVGKGAHLATVNDYLAKRDAEWMMPLFEMLGVSVGIIQTEDDQGGRRKSYGAAITYGTAKEFGFDFLRDRLLLRAQNRMQTEMLGSGDGGFSNSGDQVVMRGMHFCLVDEADSILIDEARTPLIIGSIEDTVRDQIIETYKWAAENAPLFELDEHFEIDDETKRYELTARGRSKVRALPKSDLVRTMGLVDMYEYIERSIKTHREFLLDRQYVIRPSEKDPNVDEIVIVDEFTGRLAEGRKWRDGIHQSIEAKEGVEISVPTGQAARITVQDLFLRYPHLAGMTGTAATSAGELRKIYRTPVVRVPTNRPPQRIQLPSRVFGTLTSKFEAIAKEVEEIHATGRPVLVGTRSIDKSVLLSKLLDDLGIEHEVLNANNVEREAEIVAEAGGRGKVTVATNMAGRGTDIKLSNDVEQIGGMHVICTELHDAARIDRQLIGRCGRQGDRGSYRQYLSLDDDILKGGYGAIKYEKLKKRGEATSGSVDRLAAMFHKAQRKVERRHFRDRMVLMHHEKERKKMQREIGQDPYLDTPD; encoded by the coding sequence ATGTCCGAATCTTCCGCTCGCGAAACGACCAACCCAAACGAATTGGATCCATCAGGCGTCCCGCTTTCTTCCACCTCGACGGAGGAAACCGGTCCTGACCCGAATTGGACGCCGCCAGATCCCGTCCTTTCCGAAGCCACTTTGCTGGATCCATTGGCACCCAACGCGCCATTGGAAGACGCTGGCAACGACGCCGAAACGACCGCGCAGGCAGTCGTGCGTCGATCCAGCGACCCTTCGGCGAACAAGAAGAAGTGGACCAAGGCTTCGAACTGGCGTCCGAGAATGGTCCGTTGGCAACGCCAATTGGCCCGCGTCAACGCTCTCGAATCAACCTTGCAGGCGGAAGACGACCAAACGATTCGAAAACGTAGTTTGGCTCTTCGTTATCGCGCGATGGCGGGTGAGAAACTCTCCGAACTGTTGCCCGAAGCCTACGCGCTTTGTCGCGAAGCAGGCCGGCGTAGTTTGTCGATGCGTCATTATGATGTACAGATTCTTGGTGGCATCGCTTTGTTCGAAGGCCACATCACCGAAATGCAAACCGGTGAAGGTAAAACGCTAACCGCGACGCTGCCGCTGTACTTGCACAGCCTGGTTGGCAAAGGTGCTCACCTGGCGACGGTCAACGATTACTTGGCCAAACGAGATGCCGAGTGGATGATGCCGCTGTTTGAAATGCTGGGCGTTTCCGTCGGCATCATTCAAACCGAAGATGACCAGGGCGGCCGCCGCAAAAGTTACGGCGCTGCGATCACCTATGGAACGGCAAAGGAATTCGGTTTCGACTTTTTGCGTGACCGTTTGTTGTTGCGGGCCCAAAACCGAATGCAAACCGAAATGCTGGGCTCCGGCGACGGCGGTTTCAGCAACTCGGGCGACCAAGTCGTGATGCGAGGGATGCACTTCTGCTTGGTCGACGAGGCCGACAGTATTCTCATCGATGAAGCTCGTACGCCGTTGATCATCGGCAGCATCGAAGACACCGTTCGCGATCAGATTATCGAAACCTACAAGTGGGCGGCGGAGAACGCTCCGCTGTTTGAACTCGACGAACACTTTGAAATCGACGACGAAACCAAACGTTACGAATTGACCGCCCGCGGACGAAGCAAGGTTCGAGCGTTGCCAAAGAGCGATCTGGTTCGCACGATGGGTTTGGTTGATATGTACGAGTACATCGAACGATCCATCAAAACACATCGCGAATTTCTGTTGGATCGCCAGTACGTGATTCGTCCGAGCGAGAAGGATCCCAATGTCGACGAGATTGTGATCGTCGATGAGTTCACGGGACGTCTGGCCGAAGGGCGTAAATGGCGAGACGGCATTCACCAATCCATTGAGGCCAAAGAGGGCGTTGAAATCAGCGTTCCGACTGGGCAAGCCGCTCGGATCACCGTTCAGGATTTGTTCCTGCGATACCCGCACTTGGCGGGGATGACCGGTACGGCGGCGACCAGTGCCGGCGAACTTCGGAAAATCTATCGTACCCCAGTCGTTCGCGTTCCAACCAACCGGCCGCCGCAACGCATCCAGTTGCCGTCTCGCGTGTTTGGAACGCTCACTTCAAAGTTCGAAGCGATCGCGAAAGAGGTCGAGGAAATTCACGCGACCGGGCGACCGGTTTTGGTCGGAACTCGCTCGATCGACAAAAGCGTTCTGCTGTCGAAATTGTTGGATGATCTGGGCATCGAACACGAGGTCTTGAACGCGAACAACGTGGAACGCGAAGCTGAAATCGTGGCCGAGGCGGGTGGTCGTGGCAAAGTGACCGTTGCGACCAACATGGCGGGACGTGGTACTGACATCAAGCTTTCCAACGACGTTGAGCAAATCGGCGGGATGCATGTGATTTGTACCGAGCTTCACGATGCGGCACGGATTGACCGCCAGTTAATCGGTCGTTGTGGCCGCCAAGGTGACCGCGGATCCTACCGTCAATACTTGTCGCTGGACGATGATATTCTCAAAGGTGGCTACGGGGCGATTAAGTACGAGAAGCTGAAGAAGCGTGGTGAAGCGACCAGCGGTAGTGTCGATCGCTTGGCAGCCATGTTCCACAAGGCGCAACGCAAAGTCGAGCGTCGTCACTTCCGTGATCGAATGGTGTTGATGCATCACGAGAAAGAACGGAAGAAAATGCAGCGTGAAATCGGCCAGGATCCCTACTTGGATACTCCGGACTGA
- a CDS encoding TIGR00282 family metallophosphoesterase has product MRFLFLGDVVGKPGYSGVLARTAELRKQHRLDAVVVNAENAADGAGLMPRQYRRLIEAGVDAMTMGDHLYRRKEIIPILQSSQRIVRPANFPESSSGRTWTVVQTSGGKLGVISLLGRVFMRPVDCPFAAVDTALSEMEAENPRCILVDVHAEATSDKQVLGRYLDGRVTAVLGTHTHVPTADSCVLPGGTAFQCDVGMSGPYDSIIGRDIKRVTNATISFEPSHFHVATRDVRLCGAIIEADGEGKAISIERFEDRIETQ; this is encoded by the coding sequence GTGCGTTTTTTGTTTCTCGGCGATGTCGTAGGCAAACCCGGCTATTCCGGGGTGCTTGCGCGGACCGCAGAACTACGCAAACAACATCGACTCGATGCCGTGGTCGTCAACGCGGAAAACGCGGCCGACGGCGCGGGCCTGATGCCTCGCCAGTACCGACGTTTGATCGAAGCTGGTGTGGACGCGATGACGATGGGCGATCATTTGTATCGTCGCAAAGAAATCATTCCGATCCTGCAATCGAGTCAGCGGATTGTCCGTCCGGCCAACTTCCCGGAAAGCTCATCCGGCCGAACCTGGACCGTGGTCCAAACCTCCGGCGGCAAGCTGGGCGTGATCTCGTTGCTGGGCCGAGTCTTCATGCGTCCGGTCGACTGCCCATTCGCGGCGGTCGACACGGCCCTCAGCGAAATGGAAGCCGAGAACCCACGTTGCATCTTGGTCGATGTGCACGCCGAAGCGACCAGCGACAAACAGGTTCTGGGCCGCTATTTGGACGGCCGAGTCACCGCGGTGTTGGGCACACACACGCATGTCCCAACCGCGGACAGTTGCGTTCTTCCGGGCGGCACCGCGTTCCAGTGCGATGTTGGAATGAGCGGACCGTACGACAGCATCATCGGTCGAGATATCAAACGCGTGACCAACGCGACGATCAGCTTTGAGCCGTCTCATTTCCACGTTGCGACACGAGACGTCAGGTTGTGCGGGGCGATCATCGAAGCCGACGGCGAAGGCAAAGCGATCTCAATCGAACGCTTCGAAGATCGAATCGAAACGCAGTGA
- a CDS encoding S1 RNA-binding domain-containing protein — translation MSSGEPSTDATAETPTSDAPAPEASAEATQASQESAPAESASPAPAEQAKPSSPKPTGPKKNKAPLPRIGGGPLAARGQGVAKPVSPAAVSTEQLEGGKVKHKPKRGGKQGEGKSGGKDAPLPRLAGEKPRDKGDKPYVPQQKKTAVPNVRDQLSEDLQAELEATLAEADLDTILGGNAGLPDRREPLGEGARVHAQVIKIHQDNVFVSLGGPDEGTVPFEQFTEEEPTPGQSIEVIVRGINSEDGLFSCSLPGKATEVSDWDDIDEGSVVEATITGHNNGGLECKVGSVRGFMPISQISEYRVEDCSEFVDQKMVCLVTEANARRGNLVLSRRAILEREREVKRQEQLEKIEPGDILEGVVRSVRDFGAFVDVGGLDGLIHVSKLSWERIKHPSEVIEEGQNVKVRVDKIDKQTGKMSLTYRDLLENPWDSAESMFAVGSVHKGEVTRTAEFGAFVRLTAGVEGLCHISELATHRVSRVSSVVNVGDEVDVKIMSFDRDSQKVGLSIKAAHAKPAAEGEKQVEEEVEPPRELAVKASHSGPLKGGNDRPSGGEKFGLRW, via the coding sequence ATGAGCAGCGGCGAACCATCCACCGACGCAACGGCCGAAACCCCAACTTCGGACGCCCCCGCCCCGGAAGCCTCGGCGGAGGCCACTCAGGCCTCGCAAGAATCGGCTCCGGCTGAATCGGCGTCGCCAGCCCCCGCGGAGCAGGCCAAACCGAGCAGCCCCAAACCGACCGGGCCAAAGAAAAACAAGGCTCCGCTGCCGCGAATTGGCGGCGGTCCTCTGGCAGCTCGCGGCCAAGGAGTTGCCAAACCGGTTTCCCCCGCAGCGGTTTCGACGGAGCAGCTCGAGGGCGGCAAGGTCAAACACAAACCGAAACGCGGCGGCAAACAGGGCGAAGGCAAATCCGGCGGCAAAGACGCCCCGTTGCCTCGTTTGGCCGGCGAAAAACCTCGCGACAAAGGCGACAAGCCTTACGTTCCGCAACAAAAAAAGACGGCGGTTCCCAACGTTCGCGACCAACTGAGCGAAGATCTGCAAGCGGAGCTGGAAGCCACGTTGGCGGAAGCCGATTTGGACACGATCCTCGGCGGAAACGCTGGGTTGCCTGATCGCCGCGAACCGCTCGGCGAAGGTGCTCGCGTTCACGCTCAAGTGATCAAGATCCACCAAGACAACGTGTTCGTCAGCTTGGGCGGTCCCGATGAAGGCACTGTTCCGTTCGAACAATTCACCGAAGAAGAACCCACGCCCGGCCAATCGATCGAAGTCATCGTTCGCGGCATCAATTCCGAGGACGGACTGTTCTCGTGCAGCCTGCCTGGCAAAGCGACCGAAGTCTCGGACTGGGACGACATCGACGAAGGCAGCGTTGTCGAAGCCACCATCACCGGCCACAACAACGGTGGTTTGGAATGCAAAGTCGGCAGCGTTCGTGGCTTCATGCCGATCAGCCAAATCTCGGAATACCGAGTCGAAGACTGCAGCGAATTCGTCGACCAAAAAATGGTCTGCTTGGTCACCGAAGCCAACGCTCGCCGTGGCAACCTGGTCCTTTCGCGACGTGCGATTTTGGAACGTGAACGCGAAGTCAAACGCCAAGAACAACTCGAGAAGATCGAACCAGGCGACATCCTCGAAGGTGTCGTCCGAAGCGTTCGCGACTTTGGTGCATTCGTCGATGTCGGTGGACTCGATGGTCTGATCCACGTTAGCAAACTCAGCTGGGAACGGATCAAACATCCAAGCGAAGTGATCGAAGAAGGCCAGAACGTCAAGGTTCGCGTCGACAAGATCGACAAGCAAACCGGCAAGATGTCGCTGACCTATCGTGATTTGCTCGAGAACCCATGGGATTCGGCCGAGTCGATGTTCGCCGTCGGTTCAGTCCACAAGGGCGAAGTCACTCGTACCGCCGAGTTCGGTGCTTTCGTTCGATTGACCGCCGGTGTCGAAGGCCTTTGTCACATCAGCGAATTGGCGACGCACCGCGTGTCTCGCGTCAGCTCGGTGGTCAACGTCGGCGATGAAGTCGACGTGAAGATCATGAGCTTCGATCGTGATTCGCAGAAGGTCGGGTTGTCGATCAAAGCCGCTCATGCCAAACCGGCAGCGGAAGGCGAGAAGCAGGTCGAAGAAGAAGTCGAGCCACCACGTGAATTGGCGGTCAAGGCTTCGCACTCCGGGCCACTCAAAGGCGGCAACGACCGTCCGAGCGGCGGCGAGAAATTCGGCCTCCGCTGGTAG
- a CDS encoding acyl-CoA desaturase, whose product MSTSEAPAPPESAKRDKLVCDESNDYGSGAVPTEAMAVGETGIDPQRLPRPEETQPLRIMWQYVIVLSLVHLVALAAFVPAWFSYLFTWSGLIAGIAGHFIFGMFGITIGYHRLLTHRGFKCPKWMEHTLAILGMCNLQDSPARWVAIHRMHHQHSDHQPDPHSPLVNFLWGHMGWVVCRHKDLDKTSHYERYVRDLLRDRFYLKLERKDGWFFVFLIHGIIISLIGGAVGYAVSGGDWAVAYRYLLSWTVWAVAIRTVFVLHGTWSVNSLSHVFGYRNYDTRDHSTNNWLVALISHGEGWHNNHHATPRSARHGHKWYEFDMSWGIIRVWEMMGLITDVQRPTKASVAGK is encoded by the coding sequence ATGTCGACTTCCGAAGCACCCGCACCACCTGAATCCGCGAAACGCGACAAGCTGGTTTGCGATGAGTCCAACGACTACGGTTCGGGAGCCGTCCCGACCGAAGCAATGGCCGTCGGCGAAACCGGAATCGATCCTCAACGGCTCCCGCGCCCCGAAGAGACTCAGCCGCTGCGAATCATGTGGCAGTACGTGATCGTGCTGTCGCTGGTCCACTTGGTCGCGTTGGCCGCGTTTGTCCCAGCGTGGTTTTCGTATCTGTTCACTTGGTCGGGACTGATCGCCGGAATCGCCGGGCACTTTATCTTCGGCATGTTCGGCATCACGATTGGCTATCACCGGCTGCTCACCCACCGCGGATTCAAATGCCCCAAGTGGATGGAACACACGCTCGCGATCTTGGGCATGTGCAACCTGCAGGACAGCCCCGCTCGATGGGTCGCTATTCACCGAATGCACCATCAACACAGCGACCACCAACCTGACCCACACTCGCCGCTGGTCAATTTCCTGTGGGGTCACATGGGATGGGTCGTTTGCCGCCACAAGGATCTGGATAAAACCAGCCACTATGAACGTTACGTTCGCGACTTGCTGCGAGACCGCTTCTATCTGAAGCTGGAACGCAAAGACGGATGGTTCTTCGTCTTCCTGATCCACGGAATCATCATCTCGCTGATCGGTGGAGCGGTCGGTTATGCGGTCAGCGGTGGCGATTGGGCGGTTGCCTATCGCTATCTGTTGTCATGGACCGTTTGGGCCGTTGCCATCCGAACCGTCTTTGTGCTGCACGGGACTTGGTCGGTCAACTCACTCAGCCACGTGTTCGGTTACCGCAACTACGACACTCGCGATCACAGCACCAACAACTGGTTGGTGGCTTTGATCAGCCACGGCGAAGGTTGGCACAACAATCATCACGCGACCCCACGCTCGGCTCGCCACGGACACAAGTGGTACGAGTTTGACATGTCCTGGGGAATCATCCGCGTCTGGGAGATGATGGGACTGATCACCGACGTCCAACGTCCCACCAAGGCCAGCGTCGCTGGGAAGTAG
- a CDS encoding small basic protein, which yields MTMDRSLKVQAGAIKSRNVLTRAERVERMKDLDKFNEESSIIGMPKTRVLKVSLKKKKKVKKADEADDKKKK from the coding sequence ATGACCATGGATCGCAGCCTCAAGGTGCAAGCCGGGGCCATTAAGAGTCGCAACGTCCTGACGCGTGCTGAACGTGTCGAGCGTATGAAGGATCTCGACAAATTCAACGAAGAGTCGAGCATCATTGGCATGCCGAAGACGCGTGTACTCAAAGTCTCGCTGAAGAAGAAAAAGAAGGTCAAAAAGGCCGACGAAGCCGACGACAAGAAGAAGAAGTAG